The archaeon genome includes the window CGGCAATGAGCCCGGCGAGGTAGGCCCTTTTGATCTCGGGGACCTTTGCCATGTTGCGCGCATGGGCCTTTGTGATCCGCCTGTACTCCTTTCCTGCAGGGCTCTTCTTGTCCAGCTCATTGTAGAGGACGCATACAAATCCCCCGGGCTTCAGCACCCTCCGGAACTCAGTCCGGGCCCTCTCCAGGTTGAGCCAGTGCAGGGCCTGCCCTACGGTCACCAGGTCGATGCTCGAGGGCGCCAGGGTAGTGCGCTCGGCGGTGCCTCTGACGCTCCTGAATCTTCCGCGGTAGGCGGGAGCTAGCTTCTCTTCCGCGAGGGCTCTCATCTCCTTGTTTGGCTCAACGCAGTAGGTGACGTTTCCGTTCCTCAGGAAGAGCTCTGAGAGGATTCCCGTCCCGGACGCAACGTCGGCGACGACGCTTGAGGAGCCCAGGCGGGCATTAGACTCCAGGACCTCGAGGACCCCCGAAGGATAGCGTGGCCTGTACTTCGAGTAGTCTTCGGCTCGTCCGGTGAACCGGTGCGTGTGGTCCCGGCGACCATCTTCGTTCTTGGAGGCGCCAGGGCTTCTATTGGGCTTCATTCAGACTCCCCAGTTTATTAGCGCCTAAGGAGCGGGCCTAAAGGTTTGGTTCTAGCGGGGAAAGTCTTTCTGGTCAGGGAGAGCTACGACATGGACGTCCTGGCGGAGAAGCTGAAGGCGTTCAGGATAGAGACAGAGAACACGGTCGAGGACCAGGACTTCAAGCTGGTGAGCGAGATCACCGGCCTCTCCGCCGGGAAGGGGTCTCTGGAGGGCACGTTTTCCTTCGACTCGGTCTTTGTGGTGAGGCACAGGGGCAAGGCCCTGCCGGTCCCCAGGACCTACGAGGCGCAGTTCTCCTTCAACGTCTTCAAGGACAGGCTCTTCCTGCAGGTCTTCGACAAGAAGAACAGGGCCAACAACATAGCGAACGAGATCAGCAAGGCGGTCTTCATGAGCCTGGGCCAGGTCGTGGAGGCGAGGATCGAGCCTGAGACGATGAGGAAGTTCCACGAGAAGAACTTCGACGATACCAAAATTGTATTCTTCGATCAGATAGACATACCCAGCATCGACAAGCTGTCGCTCTACGGGGCGAGCCTCGGCAACACTACGCTGTACTCCGACTACCTGACCCACGGGCAGCTCTGGTACATCGTCCTCAAGAGCACGAAGACGGGGTACGTGTTCGGAGTGACCAGGAACTGCGTGGTCACGGGGTTCAGCAAGATGGAGATGTCAGAGTTCGGCTCCTTCGTGAGGGGAGAGATCCTCCCGCTCATCGCCTAGCTTGCTCAAGATCGTCCCGGGGGACGCGGCGCTGGTCTTCTCCGAGGAGGGTGAGAAGACCCTCTTGATCTCAGACCTCCACCTCGGCCTCGAGAAGGAGATGGCTAGGAAGGGCTTCAGTCTGCCAGGGTATTCTGTCAAGATGGCGGGGAGGGTCAGGGACCTCGCCGAGAGGTATAGTACAACTAGGCTTGCAGTCCTCGGGGACGTCAAGCACTCGGTGGGCAAGGTGGAGGACATTGACTGGGGCGTCGTCCCCTGGTTCTTCGACACGATGCTTGACCTATTCGGGTCCGTTGACGTCGTCCCAGGGAACCACGACGGGAGCCTCAAGACCGTCCTTCCGCAGAGGGTCAGGCTCCACCCTTCGCACGGGACCGTCATTGGAACGGGGCGGGGGCGGGTCGGGCTCGCGCACGGGCACGCCTGGCCGTCGGAGGAGGCGATCCTGGCAAGGAACCTGGTGATCGGCCACTCGCACTTCACCTTCGAGATGAGGGACTCCCTCGGGTCGAGGTCGAGGGAGTCGGTCTGGGTCACCTCGAAGTACGACGTGGCTGAGCTGATGAAGGGAGCGGGCTACAAGTCCAAGGCGAGGGGGTCGGGGAAACTGACGGTGATGCCGTCCTTCAACAGGATGGTCGGCGGACAGCCGATAAACCGGAGCAGGTCGTTCCAGTTCGGCCCGGTGCTATCATCGAAGTCCATGAGCCTCGAGGACTCGGACATCTTCCTGCTCGACGGGACCAGAGTGAACTAGCTAGCCCTGAGACCTTCCGTTCAGAGAGCCCTGGACGAGCCTCTCGAGGGAAGACTCCCCCACAGCGCCGATCACGGCATCCATCGGCTGCCCTCCCTTGAAGACCATGAAGGTCGGGATGGAGAAGACCTGGTAGCGCGACGAGATGTTCATCTCTTCGTCGACGTTTACCTTGCCGAAGGTCATCCTGTCCGCGTACTTCGCGGCCAGCTTCTCTACGACTGGGTCCATGACCATGCACGGGCCGCACCAGGAGGCCCAGAAATCGACGAACAGTGGCTTTTCGCCGGAGCTCAGCTCGTCGAAATTGGACTCGGTGAGCTTGATTGTCAGTTCGGGGTGACCGGTTGTTGTTGACACTTGATACGAAACCTATGGGGCATTCTTCGACAATGTGTATTTAAGATTGGGGGGTTGAATTTTCCCAGACCGTCTTGGACCGAGACATTCTCGCCCCTCTGAAGGCAAAGCTAGTCAAGGACGAGCCGAAGGGGTCAGGCCTCCGGTTCGCTGCTGTCTCGGTGATAGTAAGAGACCCGGAGACGCCCAGCGTCCTGTTGATCAAGAGGGCGGAGCACGCAGCCGACCCCTGGTCCGGGCAAGTCGCCTTCCCCGGGGGAAAGGTGCAGGAGGGGGACAGGACTGTGAAGGACACGGCGATCAGGGAGACTTACGAAGAGGTGGGAATCGACCTCGCAGCGTCGGCCGAGTTCATGGGTTACTCCGGGCTCTTCAGGACGCACAACGGAACCATGGACGTCGTGCCGACCGCGTTCTCGCTGACCGGGGACGTCGAGGTCAGGCTCAACCGAGAGGCGTCCTCCTACAAGTGGGTCGGGCTGGAGGACCTGGCCTCACCCAAGAACAGGTCGACTTACACGATCGACTCCTCTTCGGGGACGGCCAACCTGCCGGCGGTAGTCGTGGATGACTACGTGGTGTGGGGACTGACTCACAGGATTCTCACGTCTCTTCTCGGCCTCGGCCCTCCTTGAGCGGTCAGCCGGACTCGAGGTGTTTGCGTATGGCCTTGAGGGTCTCAGGGTTCTCCCGCAGGTAGTCGGCGAACTTCTCCAGCCTGCGGAGGGTCGTCGGGTGAACATGGTGCTCGATCCCTTCGGTGTCCTCGAAAGCGGTCTGGTCGTCTACCCCGATCATGGACATGAACTCGGAGATGACTGTGTGCCTCTTGATGACTGACTTTGCGAGCCTCTCCCCGGAAGCCGTCAGCTTCATCCCGCGATAGCGCTCGTACTGGAGGTAGCCCTTCGCTGAGAGCTTGCCTATCATGTTCGATACGGTGGGGGGCTTGACCTTCAACGCGGTGGAGATGTCAGAGGTCGTCGCGTAGCCCTTGTCAGAAATCAGGTGGTAGACGACCTCGAGATAGTCCTCCGAGCGGGGAGTCTCTTCTGCGGCGTCTTTGGTGCGTGTCCTGGGCATCCTCGACCTCGGACACCTCATCCATTCGAAAGGTTATAAATTAGACTAATCTAATGATTTTTGTCGTTTCTAACTTTGGTGCCATGATTGAGGTCCCTACCTTTCCGCCAGTTCTTCACGTATCTCGGCCCGGCCCTCATAGTCAGCATGGCCTACATGGACCCTGGCAACTACGGCACGGACATACTCGGAGGAGCCGTCTCGAACTACGACCTCGTATGGTCTGTCTGGCTCGCCAGCCTCATGGCCATGCTCCTCCAATACCTCTCAGGGAAGCTCGGGATCTCGACCGGGAAGAGCCTTCCAGAGCTTGTGAGGGGCTCCTTAAGGACGAGGCCAAGGATAGTCACCTACTGGCTTGCCGCCGAGTCCGCAGCAGCGGCCACGGACCTCGCTGAGTACCTCGGCACGGTCATCGCGCTCAACCTCCTCTTCGGCATCCCTCTGATCTATGCGGCGGTCCTCGGTGCCCTGGACGTCCTGATCCTGCTTGCCTTCGCCTCGAGGCGTTTCAGGCTCATCGAGTATACGTTCATGCTCTTCGTGTCGATAATCAGCATAGGGTTCCTCTATGAGATAATCGCGGTGGGGCCTGACTATTCGCAGATTGCAGTCCACAGCGTGTCAGGAACACTGCCCGCAAGCAGCCTGCTCCTGGTCGTGGGGATCGTGGGGGCGACCGTGATGCCTCACGCCCTCTTCGTGCACTCGTGGCTGACGAAGAACAAGCTGAAGGAGAACACGATAGAAGAGAAGAGGCGCCTCAGAAAGCTCCACGTCGTCGAGAGCGTCCTGACGCTGACCATCGCAGCGCTCGCGAACGCAGCCATACTCGTCGTGGCTGCCGTGGTCCTCTTCCCCAGTTTCGGAGCGCACTGCAGCGGAGCGACGTGTCCCAGCCCGACAGTCGACGATGCATATCAGATCATGATTCCACTTTATGGCGCGGCCGCCGCCGCCGTCTTCGCAATCACGCTTCTCGCTTCTGGGCTGGCGTCCTCGACGACGGGAACGCTTGCGGGCCAGTCGATCATGGACGGGCTCCTAGGCACCAAGATCAACATCTTCGTCCGAAGGCTTGTCACGAGGTTCATCAACGTCTTTCCGACCACTATTGCCATCTTACTGGGCCTGGACCCCCTGTCTCTTCTGGTCTACAGCCAAGTGATTCTCAGCCTGATGATACCCCTTCCGATGATACCGCTGATCTACTACACCAGCAAGCGGGCCGTCATGGGTGAATTCGTCAACAGACGGGTCACGACCGCCCTTGCTTTGGCAGTCGCAGCCGTCATCATCAGCCTGAACGCGTATCTGTTGAGCACCATCTAGCGTTAGGTGAGGTCCTTGCGGAGCCTGTCGACTTCGCTGAGCTCGAAGGGGAAGACGACCCACTTGTCGACCACTTCGAGGTAGTAGTCGGGCTCCGCCTTGCTCCAGGGCTTCTTGAAGAGGACCGCAGTCTGAATGACCTTAGGCTTCTGACCCGCGAGGAATTCCTTGACGAGGATCAGGGTGTCCCCGTGGTCGACGAGGTCGTCGACGAGGAGAATTGACTTTCCCGCCACCCGCTCGGTGAGCGTCGAGAGGATTGTCGGCGAGCCCCTGCTTTGGATTCCGGTGTAGGACTTCACGTTGATGATGTCTATCTTGACGCCGAGGCGGTCGGAGGCGACCATGGCGACCGGGATCCCTCCTCTGGCTATGCCGACCACCAGGTCGAATGGAGTCCCCCCTGCTCTGATCTTCTCGGCGAGGGCCTCTGCGAGGTTGCCGTACTCAGACCAGGAGATGTACCGGAACTCGGGCATGTCTCACATGGAGGGAGGAGATTAGATAACTCTAGGGGCGAAGGACGACGGGACAGGATGGGCCGGGGCGGATTTGAACCGCCGACCTTGGCGCGCGCTGGCGCTTCGCCGTGTAAGGGCCTGACGGGTGTTACCCTGACATCCTAACCGAGCTAGACAACCGGCCCGATTTTTTTGTGAGTGAGAGCGCTAATAAGCGTTGGATGAGCGACAACGAATCGATTTAACCTGCCCTCGGCGGACTTTGTAGAGGTGGAAGATCCCTGTCGAAGATAGTCGCTGTCAGTGCACGCGAGGTGCTGGACTCGCGCGGCAACCCTACCGTCGAGGCGGAGGTGTCGACTTCCGAGTCAGTCGGTCGCGCAAGCGTGCCCTCGGGGGCGTCCACCGGCACTCACGAAGCGGTTGAGCTGCGCGACGGAGACAAGCGAAGGTTCGGAGGGAAGGGCGTCACGAAGGCGGTAGCCAACGTGAACAGGGTCATCGGGCCGAAACTGAAGGGTATGGACGCGGACGACCAGAAGAGGGTCGACGCCGCGATGATAAGGATCGACGGGACGCCTAACAAGGGCAGGCTGGGAGCCAACGCAATCCTGGCTGTGTCGATGGCAGTCTCCAGGGCTGCCGCGAATGAAAGACTGGTCGGGGTCTATGCGCAGCTCGGCGGGGCAAGGGCCGTGACCCTTCCGGTACCTATGATGAATGTGATCAACGGAGGAGTGCATGCGGGGAACGACCTCGCGATTCAGGAGTTCCATGTAGAGCCGGTAGGCGCGGGTTCGTGCGCCGAGGCGATTCGCATTGGGTCGGAGGTCTATCACAGTCTGAAGGCGGTCCTAATGGACAAGTACGGAAGGAGCGCAATCAATGTGGGCGACGAAGGAGGCTTCGCCCCTCCACTAAGGAGGACCAGGGACGCGCTGTCGTCGATGCGGGTCGCCATCGGGAAGGCGGGGTACGATGAGGGGGAGGTGAAGATGGGCGTCGATGCGGCCTCCTCTGAATTCTATGACGCGGGCAGTGAGACTTACCAAATCGACGGAAGGAAGCTGTCTACGGAGGCCCTAGAGGACTACTACGCTGAACTGAGGGACGAGTTCGGGCTCCTGACAATCGAAGACCCGTTCGCCGAGGAGGCCTTCCTCCCCTTCGCGTCGATGACTAGGAGGCTGGGGAAGAAGACGGCCATCATCGGGGACGACATCTTTGTGACAAACGTCAAGAGAATCAGGAGAGGCATCAGGTCCAAGTCGGGCAATTCTGTACTGATCAAGCTCAACCAGATCGGGACAGTTACGGAGACGTTGGACGCGATAACCCTTGCCAAGAGAGCAGGGTGGAAGGTGGTCGTCTCTCACAGGTCAGGAGAGACCGAAGACCCGTTCATCGCGCACTTGGCGACCGCGGTCGGTGCAGCGTTCATCAAGACCGGGGCGCCTGCGAGGGGAGAGAGGGTAGCGAAGTACAACGAGCTCATGAGGATCGAGGAGCGGCTGGGCGGCAGGGCAAGGTACGCGGGCAAGAGTCTCAGGCTGGGGTAAGCAGAGCGCAGGGGGTGGGACTTTCGCCCCGAGGAACCCCCCCGAATTACCGGCGGAGACTTTCCCCTGGGATTCGAACCCACGAGTCCCGTTAGAGACACAGGCTTAGCAAGCATGCGCCAACTTGGCTGCGCCTTACCAGGCTCCCCGTCGAGGACTCTAGGCTACCCCTGCTCGATATCGAGCCGACCTGCCGGCGTTAAAAAGTGTGAGCGGCGGTGGCTCCCCCGGAGTTCGCCGTCACTCTCCGCCCCCATCTCGTCAGAAGGGGAATCCCCCACGTAGACGAGGCAGCGTGGACACGTCGCCTTAGGGCTGCTCCCTCCCGGACCTCGCCCGTTTCGGCAATCAAGAGTCAGGACCTCTCCTTCGAGAGGACTGCTCCTCATGACCGCCCGCCTCGGCGTGAGTTCGTCTCCCCCGACCGGCGCGGGTCGCGAAGAAGACGGGTTTACCCGTGGGTTGCTGGCCGCTGCATGAAGCCGGTTTCAGCATTCTGGAAGACGGCTACCCTTCCTGCCCTCCCCACCGCCGGAGACGAGGAGTCTAGGCCACGTAATTAACGTGCTGTCTGATCTCCGCACTCATCCGGCAGACGTTGCACAGCTCGGACGAGGAGGGCTTTCCGCAGTTGGAGCAGGCCCTCGTCCTGGACTCCGGGTCGCGCGGGTACCGGGAGATGACGTCGAGGGTCGACCTAAGGAGCACGTTCTTGATTCCCGGGTGTTTGGATTCCATCACGTTCAGGTCCTCGCGCACCTCGCTGCGGAGACCCTCGTGCATGTAGGGGCAGCTGACGCTCTGGAATTCGATCCCGGATGCGAAGGCGAAGAGGGCGATTTCTTCTTCGTAGATCTCCAGGAACGGCTTGACCCTCCGCACGGGGAACCCAGAGCCGGAGTACCTGGGGTCGAGCCATCCCATCCTCTGGAGGTCTCCGTGCATCAAGTTCATCATGAATGTCTGGACGTAGTCGTCCAGGTTGTGGGCTGTGGCCACCACCGAGACACCGGCCCTAGCGGCCGCCTCATCGATGGCCCGGCGCCTGAAGACTCCGCAGAAGCTGCAGGAAGAGGTCTTCCTCTCGTCCTTCCAGTCCAGGGCCTCATCCAAGGAGAACCCGAAGAGCTCCTTGTAGGAGAGGGTGAGGTGCTCTAGTCCGAGCTCCCGGGCAGCGTCGTTCGCGTGCTCGAGAGCCTCGTCCCTGTATCCAGCGACACCTTCGTCGACCGAGAGGACCACGAGCTCGTACCCTCTCGGGCCCTGCAGCTCGTGAAGTATTTTCAGGAGGGAAAGGCTGTCCTTGCCGCCCGAGACAGCGACGCCGACCTTCTCGCCGCGCCTGATCATTGAGTACTTCGAGATGGTCTTCCTTGTCTTTTCGATGATCGAGGTCTTGAAGCAGTCCCGGCAGAGCGACTCTCCCGAGTAGCGCCGCGTGAAGAAAGCCCTGCCGCCGCACCGCGAGCACGTCAACGGGGGCGACGCTCCGAGTTGTTCTATTAAGCGTGAATCCTTAAAGCGCTTGTTCCTTCGGCGGGTCTCAGGTTTTTGGAAGAATTCAAGAGGTTTGAGTTCCAGTATGGGTTGGTACTCGTCAGGACGCGCAGGTTTCAGTCGCTGATGGACCGGCTGGGGGCGAACCGGCTTTCCAGGCCCGCTGGGTGGTTCCTGCTCTACTTCATGCCGGTGGCTGCGGGGATCGGCTTCTTTCTGTTCTTGAGCCAGCTCGGGATCCTCCTCTCCCCTCGGGGTGCTGCGGTGGCCAGCTACATCAGGACACTGAGCCCACTGGCCAACCTCGGCCTGCCTGGGATCAACCCCTACCTGCCGGTTGTCGACGGCTGGATCGCCCTGATAGTCGCGATGATCATCCACGAGGGCGCGCACGGGGTGGTGGCGAGGAGCCTCGGTCTCCCCGTCAAGGCATCTGGGCTTCTGTTCTTCTTGTTCGTTCCCATCGGGGCCTTTGTGGACGTGGACGAGGACGCCCTTAAGGAAGCGAAGGCGTCGCACTCGGGCAGGGTCCTGGCGGCCGGGGCGGGAATCAACTTGGTGGTTGGGATCCTCTGCCTGATTATCTTGTTCGGCCTGGTGTCGAGCATGAAGCCGGCGACCGACGGCATCGGGGTGGAAGGAGTCTACCCCAATTATCCGGCGGCAAAGGCAGGGATCATGGCGGGCGACTTCGTGACCGCGATCAACGGCGTGCAGATCGACGATCCGGCAACGGTCGCGAACAGTTCATGGTATAGGATCAACAACACGGTGACGCTCACCGTGTGGAGGGGGGGCCAGGTCAGGGACTACAACGTGACGATAGGGTCGCTCAAGTACAACGACACAAGGACCGGGCAGGTCTCGGAGAGGCCTTTCCTGGGCCTTGAGAACATAGGGTACGCTGGGCTCCAGGGTCTGGTCTCGGCCTACAGCGGCTCGTTCCTTACGAGGCCCGGCCTGTACATCTGCATACCTACCTTCCCCGCGTGCCAAGGAATCGTTCCCTTCTCGGACAAGCTTTCGGTCTTCTACACCTCGTCGTACGGGCCCAACCTTGTCCCGGCGGCTACCCTGCTCTACTGGCTCTTCTTCATCAACTTCAACCTGGCGATCTTCAACGCGCTCCCGATCTATCCGCTGGACGGAGGGCAGGCCTTCAGGGTCGCGGTCAAGGCGGCAGCGAAGGGGAGGCTCACCGAAGATGGCGTCATGAGGGTCACGAAGGGAGTGACCTTAGCCGTCGTAGCCCTTCTGCTGAGCGTGATCGCAGGGCCGTACCTCTTCTACTTCGCCTAGCCGGGGTTCGTTAAATAGGAACAGCGGTTCCCTTTCGGATGGTCGACGTCCAGCCGCCGCCCGACTTCGGGGCACTGGTCCAGCAGCTTGCAGCCCAGTTCGTCGCGACGATGTCCGTGGTACTCAGCACCGTCGACTCGACCGTGGTCGAAGTCGCCAGGCTAGCCTACGTCACGGTCTTGTTGCTGGGGGTCCTGCTGTACTTCACCCATCTCGAGAAGAGGCTCGGGAAGGACCTGATCAAGGGAGGGGTGGTGCTCGCGGTCCTGTCGGAGTTCGTCTTCCCGGCGATCAGTAGGGTCTGACTGCGTAGCGAAGCAGCGCGACGATTCCTCCGAACGAGGAGACCTGCTTTCCGAACTCCATGGAGGAGTCGGCGAGGTAGACCTCCCCTCCTGCGCCTTCCACTTCGTTGAGGATGCCCACGACCTGGTCCTCGTCCGCGCCGGAGGCGAAGACATCGTCTGAGACCACGAGGGCCTCGACAGCCCCGGCCTCCGCAGCCTGAGAGACTCTGGCGACCGAGAAGGCCACCTTGGGGTCCAGGGAGGAGATCCTCTTGACGACTTCTGAGACTATCTCCTGCATCCGGACGACCACAGAGCCCTTGGCGACCGACTGGAACGAGGGGGCCTTGACGAGGGCCCTGACCCCGTCGGAGCCGGTGAGGTCGAACCCTTCGAGGACAGTCAGAGAGGCTGGCTTGAGGCGCTCCCTGATCGCGTTCGCAATGGAGTTCTTGAAGTTGCCCGGGCCCGCGACGATCACGCTGTCGCCCTCAACGGTCGTCTGCGCGACGAGGTCCGCGACCTTTGAAAGGTAAGGACGCGCGCTCTGCTCCTCGGATTGCTTCCCTCCGAGGCCCGACTCGACGGTGGCTACCAGCTTCAGGTGGGAGCCGCTGAGGGACCCGACCCCCGCCTCCCTTCTGTCTGCAGCCACGATTACGAAACGCGTCGTCCTCTCCCCCGAGGGCGTGACGAGGCCGGTGTCGAATGGAGTCCACTTCTCCTTGCGGAGAGTGATCGGGTGGCCAGGAGATATCGTGATGGCGTGGGACCCGACCTTTGTCACGCTCTCCTCGCTCGCTTCCAGGATGGTGCCCTTTACCCTGATCCTCTCGAGGCTGCGGTCGAGGCGAACCTCCTCGACGGAGAGCGCGATCGTGACCTTGACCCGCTCGCCCTTGTCAGGTCTGGCAAACTCTTCCTCCCTCTTTACGACCCGCGAGCTCCTGGTGACCACGACGTCCCCCTTCTTGATGAGGCGCCTGAGAGCCCAGAGGTCCTCAGTCGACTCGGGGGTAATAGAACAGGTACCGTGCTTCGTGTCCAGGTCTGTGACTATCAATAGCCCAGGCTACTCGAGCCCGAGGTCCCGGAAGGTGCCTATCCTGACGTCCTCTGGGATCTCGCCCAGCTCTCCTGTCCTGTGGCCGATTATCCCTTTCACGCCGACCTTGGCTGCGGACTCCACGAGCCTCTGCGTGACGATCCCGTCGAAGATTAGGAAGTGCGCCCCGTTGGCCCCCTCCATCTTCTGGACGAGCTCGCTGATGGGGAACCTGCCGATCTCTTGGAGGCTCTGGTCCAAGAGGACGGCCTCGAGGGTCCCGTTCAAGTTCGAGTAGAGCTCGCGCGTCTTGGCAACCACAGGTTCGTCGGCCTCTTCCTGGGCCGGCTTGGGAGCCCGTTCCTGTGGCCTCTCTCTCCGCTGTCCGGCTTGGGGAGCTTCAACCCGTTCGGACTTTAGCATGTTGATGACGTCGATCGGGGTCAGGTCCTCGACCTCCTTCCCTGGCGGGGCCCTCAGGACCTTTTCGACCCTGACGACCTGCGCGAGTTCCTTCTCGATAAGATCGCCGCCCCTGTCCCCGTCCAGTACGGCGATGAGCCGTCGCTTCTTGCCCAGCTCGATTATGGATTCCGGCACGCTTGTCCCTTCGAGCGCCACTACGTTTTCTATCCCGGCGCGGAGGAAGAGCACGACATCAGCCCTGCCTTCGACAAGGTAAACGAGCTCAGACGAGAAGACGCCCGGCCCTGCGGGCAGGTTCTCCATGCCGTAGTTGACCACTCGTGCCCTCTTCGTTGAATCGGTCACGTCCTTGAGGACGTTTTCCCCTTCGCTGGAGGTCTTGGAACTCCACTCGCGGACTATGAGCTTGGCCCTGTCCACGATCTGCTTCCTCTTCGTGGCCCTCACATCGTCAATCGAGCCGACGGTGAACCGGGCGCTGCACGGCCCCACCTTGTCCACGCTCTCGACCGCGGCCGCTATGAGCGCGGCCGTGCCGATGTCAGTCGACATCGGGACGATCACCTCTCCCCTGGTCCTGTCGTTCTTGGACTCGAGGTTGATTTCTATCCTGCCGACCTTCCAGCTCTTCTGAAGCTCGTTCAGGTTCATTTCAGGGCCGAAGAGGCCCTCTGTCTGGCCGAAGATTGCGCCGATTACGTCCGCCCGTTCGACGACTCCGTCTACCTCAAACTTCAGTTTGACTAGATACTTTACTATACCTGAATCTGGCAATTCCTTTCTCTCCTATCACTTCTGTTTCAACTCGTTCTTAACGGGTTAAGCGTTAATCGGGTTTCGGGAAAATTGGCGGGGATATAAACTTCTTGCTTTTTTGGCCGGTCAGGCCTCCGATTCTGCGAATCTTGAGAGGTTCTCGATGTGCAGGAAGACCCCGCGCGTGGCCACCTGGAGCCTCCTCCTCTCTGCCAGGGAGGTCTTGACGCCCTCCTGGGCGAGCTTCTTGATGAACTTGGAGGCGAGAACCCCTCCCTCCCTGTCCAGGTCGGTCAGGATTGCCACCTTCTTCGAGCCGCTAAGCGCTTCGGCAGCCCCTCTTCCGAAGGATGAGACGGTGAGGAGCCTTCCCTTGAACCCCAGCTCCCTGAGCGCCGATTCGTCGCGCTTTCCCTCGACGAGTACCGCCCACCCGTCCTCGGAAAGGTGGTTGAGGTCCCTGACATAGTCCGAGAGGAAGGAGCTGAAGGCCTGGAGGATGCGCCTGCGCTTGTCGATCAACAAGTGTCAGCTCTTGGGATTGTTGCCCGTCTCTGACGAGCCGGGATCATGTCCCAGCTTAGAGCGGGGAGCATCACCTGGCCTCTTCAACGGGCAAACGGCACCGTCTGTCGCGCGACTGGGTAAACCATCTGCTCATCAAAGCGTTTCCGCCTTCGCAGGTGGCCGTTTGGCGCGCTTTAGAACGGATGCCGTCTGGTCGGGATGACCATGCGTTCTATTTTAGCTGTTCGTAAATGGATGAGAGGTCCAGCTCGAACCCTGAGACTGGCACCCGGAGCCCGAAGGACTCGAGGACCTCCGGCCTTACTTCGCCCACGACCCCAAGGCGCTTGCCCCCGAGGGCGAGGGACGCCGTCCTGCCAGGAGAGAAGGCCCAGTGTTCGGCCCCTATGGAGGTGGCCTCCTTGCCGGCCAGGATCCGGCAGAGGGCTTCGGCGTGCATCTTGGCCTCGGAGAAGTTGGACCCGCTGTGGGCCAGCAGGCAGCCGAGGCGCCACCCCTCTCCGACTCTGGCGCCCGACCTGAAGAAGACCCTCCCCACCTCGAAGACCCGCTGGGGATAGTCGGACTTCACGTTGGAGGTCAGGGCCGCCATCAAGGTGGGGATGAGCGAGTCTCTGAGGACCGAGTGGT containing:
- a CDS encoding DNA primase, with amino-acid sequence MPDSGIVKYLVKLKFEVDGVVERADVIGAIFGQTEGLFGPEMNLNELQKSWKVGRIEINLESKNDRTRGEVIVPMSTDIGTAALIAAAVESVDKVGPCSARFTVGSIDDVRATKRKQIVDRAKLIVREWSSKTSSEGENVLKDVTDSTKRARVVNYGMENLPAGPGVFSSELVYLVEGRADVVLFLRAGIENVVALEGTSVPESIIELGKKRRLIAVLDGDRGGDLIEKELAQVVRVEKVLRAPPGKEVEDLTPIDVINMLKSERVEAPQAGQRRERPQERAPKPAQEEADEPVVAKTRELYSNLNGTLEAVLLDQSLQEIGRFPISELVQKMEGANGAHFLIFDGIVTQRLVESAAKVGVKGIIGHRTGELGEIPEDVRIGTFRDLGLE
- a CDS encoding site-2 protease family protein — translated: MEEFKRFEFQYGLVLVRTRRFQSLMDRLGANRLSRPAGWFLLYFMPVAAGIGFFLFLSQLGILLSPRGAAVASYIRTLSPLANLGLPGINPYLPVVDGWIALIVAMIIHEGAHGVVARSLGLPVKASGLLFFLFVPIGAFVDVDEDALKEAKASHSGRVLAAGAGINLVVGILCLIILFGLVSSMKPATDGIGVEGVYPNYPAAKAGIMAGDFVTAINGVQIDDPATVANSSWYRINNTVTLTVWRGGQVRDYNVTIGSLKYNDTRTGQVSERPFLGLENIGYAGLQGLVSAYSGSFLTRPGLYICIPTFPACQGIVPFSDKLSVFYTSSYGPNLVPAATLLYWLFFINFNLAIFNALPIYPLDGGQAFRVAVKAAAKGRLTEDGVMRVTKGVTLAVVALLLSVIAGPYLFYFA
- a CDS encoding pelota family protein, with protein sequence MIVTDLDTKHGTCSITPESTEDLWALRRLIKKGDVVVTRSSRVVKREEEFARPDKGERVKVTIALSVEEVRLDRSLERIRVKGTILEASEESVTKVGSHAITISPGHPITLRKEKWTPFDTGLVTPSGERTTRFVIVAADRREAGVGSLSGSHLKLVATVESGLGGKQSEEQSARPYLSKVADLVAQTTVEGDSVIVAGPGNFKNSIANAIRERLKPASLTVLEGFDLTGSDGVRALVKAPSFQSVAKGSVVVRMQEIVSEVVKRISSLDPKVAFSVARVSQAAEAGAVEALVVSDDVFASGADEDQVVGILNEVEGAGGEVYLADSSMEFGKQVSSFGGIVALLRYAVRPY